The genomic interval ATAAAAAAGGCCGAAGCATAAATACAGATGTAAATACTAGCCTACATAAAGTTGAAGTGCGTTGTTTATTGGTTACAATAACGAGTTAAACCAAAAAGTGTAATTGGTCTACTATCATGATCATTAAGTAAACATTGAAGTCATAAGAAATAATTGTGCCAAAGTCTTCAACACAGTTGCATTTAGAATTTTTATCACAACGTTTTGCAAGCCAGGTGCTATGTCAGCCTAAGGTTAAGAAGACTATAAGACACGCGATGTCGTTACCTGGATTCGTCAGTTTTAATTCGATTATGGACATGCTGAAGACTACTTAACATCAAAATAACATTCTCAGATGAGCGCCAAATCAAAGATCTAACCTTATTGTTAAGTTTAGAgtgtacatttttgttgtaCTTTAAACGCTATTTTGCTATATttacaaaacagacaaaaatacatAGTTTCCGGGTCCGTACAGCAGGAGTGGAAGAGGCGGATCTTCAGTGCTctatataaacacacagacgcCATCGTTGTAAAATTTCAATGCAGAATCGTGGAAGTAAAGGTGAGCTTGTGTTCATGATGACATATTTAGGCATCATACTGTGTTCAGAATTTCGACCTAACTAGACTGCAAACATAGATTTACACGTCGAATTTACTTGACACCTTGCACGATTTCTTTTTTTGCATCGCGCAAGCTTCTTTGCTAGAACAGTGACATTGTAGCAAACTGCAAGGCTGCTGTCAACATAAAGACATGTACACGGGCTGCCTCTGTTTTCGCTAACCTAATTTTAGGCGTGCTTAAATTAGAATAATCTAGCTACATGTCGTTCGACTACAATAGTATGTTTAATTGTAGGGCTATGTCTGGAAGTGTTATTCAGTTTAGTCGTTTTTGCTGGCTAACTAGCAAACTAGCTTTGTAACATTGCGTTGAGggccacagcagagcagataaCAGCTCACTGCAGCCAGatacttcctgtttgtgtaACTTGTCTATCTAGTTGTTCTCCTATAATCACGCTGGAACATAGACATTGATTTTGTTGTCACTTGGATTACTGTTAATAAACGACGCTTTGGGGCTAGGTCTTGTCAACAGGACACTACACAGCCACGTTATCGCTAGTACAGGACATTTTTTACGGAGTTGTCCATGTAGGTTGGGCGTCTTTTAGGCCAAGTGCTGTACAGAGTCAAACGCAGTCGTACATGGGGATTGCATTAGCTTGCAACTCACCGCAAATTTCGTGAAAACACGTTGTAGTGAAAACAGGCGTTGGTCAGATCCTTTCTGAGGTGACATTGCAAGGCCTTGCTGACAGGCCTTGTTATGTTTTCGTTTAAAGGATTCAAAGTTTTCCTCAGAACTTTGCCCCCAACCCTGAAGTAGATAACGTGCCAATTACCTTTCAACATGACACACACGACaacatgacgtgtgtgtgtgtatatatatatatatatatatatatatggggtTGTGGATTTTTACTAAGGATGACAGGTTCCAAGGAGAAAAGTAAAACTTAAGTCTTCAGCAACCAGCTGCAACTCTGATCAATGCTGTTTACAGCTAAGTCTGAGTGTTGTAGCTGAGCTGGCAACTTTAAGGTTTGGAGTCGCCAGCTACACTGTTGGCAGACCTGGTTTGTGCAGGTGCACTCTGATTCGCCAGCCTTAACGGTTTGACCAAGTTTAGCATCGCCTAGGTTTTATAACGTTGAGTGCAGCCCAGCTCGCGCCCCTTGCTCACAACGGCAATGGTCTATTTTAGGGCAGTTGTGGGCAGCATTACTATTTAAAGCAGAGCACCTTGGCCCCTTAACTAGGTCGTCTATCAGACTGAGCCACTAGCAAGGAAAACACAAGCAAGCTAATGAAACTCTGCTTGTTTTCCTGAGCAGGATCTGGGTGGGGCAGGCTTCATAAGAGGAGAGACTCGCCTCTCCCTGCCTATCCCTGCCTATCCCTGCCTCCTGCATGGTGCCTCTGTGGTCTTGCCTCGCACAGGAATGTAGCGTTAATAAATGATGTTGCTGTAGCTGTCTCAcgtccagtccccccccccccctctctctctctggaaatGTCACAATCAACTTCTCCAATCCGGTTCCAAGGACATGCATGTGACTTACTGTTCTGACTGTGTATAAACACGCTGCTATCTGCTACCTCAGCACTCCTGCCATGACTGCCCCTGCCATCACATCTCACCTGGCTCTGGTGTCTTCCTGGTATCAGCTGTAGGTGACAAGGAGTCACATTCTGAAGCTGGTTTAAAGGCGACATCAGTGACACATGCAGGACTTAGTCAGGACTGCCTGAATGTGTCATGTGCCTAATTGGAAGTCATTAATGTACTTTTTGGTAGTAagattctctctccctttctgttgtTGGTTCAGCAGTTGGATCAGTGATGGATTCCAAGCCTCGTAGACTTCCCTTCACGGTGTCCAGCTCGTCTTCCTACTTGccgtcttcctcctcgtcctcctccgcgCTGAGGCCCAGCAGGGACAGCTACACCCATGCCAAAAACCTCAAACTAGATGCAGACTACAAGGTGAGGAAGCACCTTCAACCTAAACGAGGCTTTCATTTTTAATTAGGTGCAATGATCTGTGTTTTTGAAGACCGATACAAGTACCAAGTGTTTTTTTTAGAACGCGTGTTTACTTAAGTGTCATACACCGCCAGCGGAAGCAGTATCTGAAGTCCTGGCTGCTGTCGATGGCATGCAAGGTTAGGAACACCAACAACAGAAAACAACAACTGTTGTTTAAGATTCCAGGTCGTTCTAGTGAGTTCTCCCCTGACGGGACCCCTCTGTTGGGCCCCAGCGCGACGCTCGCCTCCCTCGCGGGTCTTTTTATAGGCCGGGCCCATTCCTGGGAGAGCAGCCGGGGGCTGGTATCAGCCTGCTCGTCAGACGGTCCTCAGATAGGGTTACCTCTGGCCTGCCAGCGCTCAGCTTGGGTCTCCAGGAGGGGAAAACCAACAGGCTGTGATGTCGGTGGCACGTGTGGTAAACAGACCTGGAACTCCTGAGCAGACTCCAGCATGTTCTCTCTGCAGCGTGACGTCACTGACCTGTCTGCAtggggtgcacacacacacacacacacacacacacacacacacacacacacacacacacacacacagtgcctggATAGATCACATACCTGTACATCCcatgactgtctctctcactcctctctgtcccccccaccagAGCTCCTGGCTTCAGCTCCCGTCTCGAGACTACACCCCATCTGATGTCCGTCCCTCCTGGAAGACCCCCTCCACGGCGCGTGACGCCCCCTGGTCCCAGAGCTCCCTGTCCAGCCGGAGCAAGCTGGTGGGTACTGACTGACCTCCAGGGTCTGAGGGGAGGAACACAAGTGAAACACTTAAACAAATATCAGTTCCTGTGGTTGAGTTTGGTGGAGCAGCACATGACTCTGTCCCCCCTGCAGACGGAGTCCGAGCGGAGGCTGGGCACGTACTCTGGCCTGGTCGGCTCCGCAGACGATGGAGACACCAAGAGAGCCAAGCTGTCCTACATGAACCGGACATCATCGTACACCAgaaccccttcctcctctctgagcagctcctcctctctgagcagctcctcctctctgagcagctcctcctacagctccacctcccctctcaccagcacctcaggtacacctcccccctcaccagcacctcaggtacacctcccccctcaccagcacctcaggtacacctcccccctcaccagcacctcaggtacacctcccccctcaccagcacctcaggtacacctcccccctcaccagcacctcaggtacacctcccccctcaccagcacctcaggtacacctcccccctcaccagcacctcaggtacacctcccccctcaccagcacctcaggtacacctcccccctcaccagcacctcaggtacacctcccccctcaccagcacctcaggtacacctcccccctcaccagcacctcaggtacacctcccccctcaccagcacctcaggtacacctcccccctcaccagcaGTCAGTAGAATCAGTCTTCATGTTTTGAATGCTGCTGTTTAATGTCATAGAATAATGACATTAAAAGCCTTGTTTACTCACTCCACTGATTTCTTTTACCCCCCAACTTGTCTTTTCCACCACACAGGTGAATAACAAACTGCCACCTTGTGTTTAGATTCCTCCTGGAGAACATACCGGCCTTTGTCCCacacctcgtcctcctcctcctcggaggCGCTGCGCTCGTGGAGGGAGCGGGAGCAGAGGGCTGACAGAGGCCTGAAGGAGACCAGCTACAGGAGTAGCAGCCTGGGGCTGGGCTCCTCTCTGTGTAGgcctccaccacacaccacccctcacgCACCACACCCTTGATCTCTGGCTCTACTTAATATCCACTATCCTCAGGTCACTTTGCTCCAAAGCCAGCAGAACGCAGTGTGAGGACGTCctgtcagaacagcagacatccTCACTCGCCTCTCTCGTTTCAGATCGTCCAGACCGCCTCTCCTCCAGCTACGCCCAGGGTGCCCGGCCCAAAGAGCCCCtctactccacctcctcctcggtCCGCGAGGGCTCCTCCCTCAGTCGCCACCTCTCCTCGGCCTACCAGCCGTCCCCCCCGGCCCGggacccccgcccccctgcccgctccctctcctccacctcttcttcctcctcctcctccacccttcgcCCCTCCCTGCAGCAGGTCAAAGAGGAGCACCCCCCCACTCaggctgtctcctcctcctcctcctactggtATTCCccggcctccagcccccctcccccggcctccagccccccagccccccgcccGGCCCCTGAGGGTGGAGACTCTGACGGCCGTCGTTCCACCCGCCGCCTTCTCTCCCGCCTCTTCTCCCGGCGCTCCAGCCAggaccccgccccccctcccctcccctcctctcctccccctgcccccccactcctcccttcctctcctccccccgcacacccatccctcccccactcctcttcctccacggaTACAGCTCAGGCCTTTGCCTTCCTCCGGCGTAGCTGCCAGGGCATCTCCCCTGCCCAGGAGAGAGAGCCCCCCCGCGGAGGACCGAGCCAGCCCAGTCAGGAGGCCTGGCGCTCGGGCAGCGAAGGCCCCGGGGCCCCCTCCTGGCTCCGTTCGCGctgcactcctctcttctcccgccacaggagggagggacgcGACGAGAGCGCCCTATTGGCCAGCAGCAGTTCGGAGGAGGGCCTCCGAGGCTCCCAGTATCCAACCAGGAGACGGAACGAGCCCGAGCCCAACCcacaggaggaagatgaggacgaTGGTGAGGGTGCTGCGGGGGTGAGGGCTGCTAGCGCCGCCCTGCAGGAGGAGTTGAGGGTGGCGGGGAGGAGCCAGCGACTGGCCCGGGTCATGAGCAGCCCGCTCACCCTGCGAGGCATGATGGCCATTGACATGATGGGCATGGCCAGGAGCCAACCAGAGGGCCAGGAGAAGGACAAGCCCGCCCCTTCCAGAGATCCAGAGAAACTGCGCAAGAtccaggagaggtgaaggatctCTGATTTGATGGGTGTGAATCTAAACACCCCCCATCCTCAGTCACATTTATCCATTTATAGGAAAATCTCAGGTGACTCTTTCAATCGTTAATTttctcccctcccagcctgctACTGGAGGACagtgacgaggaggagggggatctGTGTCGGATCTGCCAGATGAGGGAAGAGTCTCCGGCCAACCCCCTGATGGTGCCGTGCCGCTGCACAGGCAGTCTGCAGTTCGTCCACCAGGACTGCATCAAGCAGTGGCTCCGCTCCAAGATCAGCTCCGGTACCTGGGCGCAGGCCTACCCTCTAGGGTCCTCGGGATGCCAATCCCACATTGTTCAGCTACATTAGATGTTTGTTTTATTACCTTTAAGTTGACAAACGGTGCATGTAGGAAGGGACCACGTCTAGGGTTGATGGGCTCAGCAGGTGATTGGTGTTGTGGTGTGtcctggaacaggaagtgatctgGAGGCCATCACCACTTGTGAACTGTGCAAGAAGAAGCTGCAACTCAACATCGAGAACTTTGACGTCAACGAGCTGTACAGGACCCACGGCAGGGTaggcctgctacacacaccacacacacgcctaaaACTACTATCACATTGTctgaactccctctctctcgtgtcctttctccccccccccctccagtcagaGTATGAGTTCATCTCCTGTGGGCTGTACCTGGTGGTTCTCCTACACCTGTGTGAGCAGAGGTTCTCTGATGTTCTGGGAGCAGCCAATGATGCAGGGGTAGGAGAACCGCCTCATCACACAACTGTTTGTttaggggggatttgaacctgcaacctcttgattctGTCTCTAATGCTCTACCCCTGAAGCTGGGTAATGCATGTAGACACCATCTGTATACAAGGACACCGGCCTGAACAGCCACATACTAATACTGTAGACATGGTTATTTGGTAATCTGAGTTTGTTGCCTACATTCATGTCCCTCAGAAATGGGGCCAAAGAACTATTGAATCACACTGGTTGAAATGCAACCAGACATGTTTGATACCCAGTGTGGCAGGGGTCCTTGTTCTGAAACTATTCTCCCCTCTCGCTCAGTTTTTCAACCTGGCGAGAACCCTCCACGAACACATGGACAATCTGGAAAGTACGTTTCTAAACCCATTCTCCCTCGTGTTTGATATTGGCGGTAGTGAGTTAGCCGAGCGGTTGTGATGCTAGCGGTAGTGAGTTAGCCGGTGTTGTGGGCTCCAGGTGATCATGACGCTGCTTCCTGTTCCAGGTTCCTATAGCGACTCAGACGAGGAAGAAACTCAGGACACCCGGCCCTCTATCGACTTCTGTGACCTTGACGACGACCTGGAGGATTGATTAGGGGAGGTGTGGGAAATGTGATGTTTTCTAGGTGAATGGTTGTCTTTGTTTTGTCTGTCTTATTTCAATGTAGCGGTATTTTCTTTTGCTTGGCCCTAAACAACGGTTTTCTTTATTTTACTTATtgcaataaagttttgaatgtaTAAACTAGCATGTCTTGTTTATATAACCTAGATTTGATTAAATCTACACCAAATGAAGACGATGATTTTCAGGGAAAAACAAACCAGTTTATTGAAGAAAATGTCAGCAGGGTTGCAATTTTGGATTTTCTAAAgtatttatttaaacattttgCGGGTTTACCTTTTTGATATGATTTGGTTAAGAAGCAACTAAAAGACAGGTATGTCACAAGTCCAAAGCATCTTTGGTTTAAGTTTGgaaaacaaattatatttacaaGGCATTTTACAGCAGTTGAGGCAGTTTCAGGCCTCTAGTGCGATTGGCTCAGGAAGCTAAATCTTAGTTGGCTCTCGAACACAGAACTATTGTGCATGAAGATGGCAGGAACTGCTTGTAAGGCAACACTTGTAGGaacacaacttttttttttttttttttttaagtgcatCATTATCAGTAGCTTTAGTGCAAAGGACAGGAAAGAGGCAGTCTAGCACAAACCCAACAACACGTTATAAATCAAGCGGATCGTTCTAGAATCTAGAACTACGCTTCGTTCTGCGGTTATATAGGAAGATTGGATGTCTGCAGCGTTTGCTGAGGAAGGGTCAACTTGGCACTCCGGTAAAAATAAACGCGCCCGAATGATTACATGACTTCCTACAGTAATATTCCAATCCACATAACTGAACATTTGCAGTGGTCAATATTTACATGACTGACAGTATCAACAATACTTTCATCTGACGTACCACTAAGACTTTCACTCAAACCAAATAGTGTAAGAATTATTCACAGGTCAGCAGAAGAGGGAAACGATCACTATTTGAAAGTGCAATGCAGATACTTTTCTGCAAGAATTATTCATTAAAAAGAGTTTGAAAGTGTAGCCAACCTTTCTAAACGTACAAAagcaataaacaagttaaaccaGACGATCCAGTGCTTAAATATTAACAGCCAAGAAGCCATTTCAATCCTATTTGACGGCTTGTTCCACAAACACTGGACAGACCAGCTTCCTCATTAACATTCATATTTAAAACAACTGCACTTTCAGGTCACACAATCCTGTCAATATTTACAACTTAAAAGACACTTCTTGGTCTGtctacctttgtgtgtgtggggggggggggtcaaggaaATAAATAACTTTGTCGTCAAAGCTGCGCTGTCATGTTTGGGGTTTGTGTGGGACAGCATCACTCGTCCTCGTTGATGATGCTGGTCGTGTCGGCTTCATCGAAGTTCCTCTTGTAGCGGACGGTGGAGGAGAAACGAGTGCGGTTCTTCTTGTACACGATGAAGGCGACAGCAGCCAGGAGACTGAgcaggaggatgatgaagaagcCCAGAGCCACGGGCAACCCTCTCGACCctgcgcagagagagagagagagagagagagagggagagagacacacacagagagaatcaGCTAGGGTGTTCTCTCTTAGAAaagatgacctctgacctaagACAAGCCTGTCAGCAttgatgtgtgcgtgtagtgaaaTCAGTCAGACttgatgtgtgcgtgtagtgaaaTCAGTCATCCTTGATGTGTAGTGAAATCAGTCAGACttgatgtgtgcgtgtagtgaaaTCAGTCAGCTttgatgtgtgcgtgtagtgaaaTCAGTGAGCTttgatgtgtgcgtgtagtgaaaTCAGTGAGCTttgatgtgtgcgtgtagtgaaaTCAGTCATCCTTGATGTGTAGTGAAATCAGTCAGCTttgatgtgtgcgtgtagtgaaaTCAGTCAGCTTTGATGTGTAGTGAAATCAGTCAGCTTTGATGTGTGCATGTAGTGAAATGTGTTGGCTCCTCACGTGTGCTGGTCTTGCAGACGAGGCGGCTGAGGCTGTCCTTGCAGCTGACCGTGGTCCAGGATCCTGCATCCGTAGACACCATGACCACACAGGGGGGCCCCACGCCCCgcccagacccccagacccccgGCCCAGACCACTGCCCGCCCGGCCCGAAGTTGGAGAAGCTCACTGTGGATCCGTCCATCCAGGACACTGGCTGtcctggatgaggagaggaggaagagagacagg from Osmerus eperlanus chromosome 21, fOsmEpe2.1, whole genome shotgun sequence carries:
- the marchf7 gene encoding E3 ubiquitin-protein ligase MARCH7 isoform X4 — encoded protein: MDSKPRRLPFTVSSSSSYLPSSSSSSSALRPSRDSYTHAKNLKLDADYKSSWLQLPSRDYTPSDVRPSWKTPSTARDAPWSQSSLSSRSKLTESERRLGTYSGLVGSADDGDTKRAKLSYMNRTSSYTRTPSSSLSSSSSLSSATLCLDSSWRTYRPLSHTSSSSSSEALRSWREREQRADRGLKETSYRSSSLGLGSSLYRPDRLSSSYAQGARPKEPLYSTSSSVREGSSLSRHLSSAYQPSPPARDPRPPARSLSSTSSSSSSSTLRPSLQQVKEEHPPTQAVSSSSSYWYSPASSPPPPASSPPAPRPAPEGGDSDGRRSTRRLLSRLFSRRSSQDPAPPPLPSSPPPAPPLLPSSPPPAHPSLPHSSSSTDTAQAFAFLRRSCQGISPAQEREPPRGGPSQPSQEAWRSGSEGPGAPSWLRSRCTPLFSRHRREGRDESALLASSSSEEGLRGSQYPTRRRNEPEPNPQEEDEDDGEGAAGVRAASAALQEELRVAGRSQRLARVMSSPLTLRGMMAIDMMGMARSQPEGQEKDKPAPSRDPEKLRKIQESLLLEDSDEEEGDLCRICQMREESPANPLMVPCRCTGSLQFVHQDCIKQWLRSKISSGSDLEAITTCELCKKKLQLNIENFDVNELYRTHGRSEYEFISCGLYLVVLLHLCEQRFSDVLGAANDAGFFNLARTLHEHMDNLESSYSDSDEEETQDTRPSIDFCDLDDDLED
- the marchf7 gene encoding E3 ubiquitin-protein ligase MARCH7 isoform X2 gives rise to the protein MDSKPRRLPFTVSSSSSYLPSSSSSSSALRPSRDSYTHAKNLKLDADYKSSWLQLPSRDYTPSDVRPSWKTPSTARDAPWSQSSLSSRSKLTESERRLGTYSGLVGSADDGDTKRAKLSYMNRTSSYTRTPSSSLSSSSSLSSSSSLSSSSYSSTATLCLDSSWRTYRPLSHTSSSSSSEALRSWREREQRADRGLKETSYRSSSLGLGSSLYRPDRLSSSYAQGARPKEPLYSTSSSVREGSSLSRHLSSAYQPSPPARDPRPPARSLSSTSSSSSSSTLRPSLQQVKEEHPPTQAVSSSSSYWYSPASSPPPPASSPPAPRPAPEGGDSDGRRSTRRLLSRLFSRRSSQDPAPPPLPSSPPPAPPLLPSSPPPAHPSLPHSSSSTDTAQAFAFLRRSCQGISPAQEREPPRGGPSQPSQEAWRSGSEGPGAPSWLRSRCTPLFSRHRREGRDESALLASSSSEEGLRGSQYPTRRRNEPEPNPQEEDEDDGEGAAGVRAASAALQEELRVAGRSQRLARVMSSPLTLRGMMAIDMMGMARSQPEGQEKDKPAPSRDPEKLRKIQESLLLEDSDEEEGDLCRICQMREESPANPLMVPCRCTGSLQFVHQDCIKQWLRSKISSGSDLEAITTCELCKKKLQLNIENFDVNELYRTHGRSEYEFISCGLYLVVLLHLCEQRFSDVLGAANDAGFFNLARTLHEHMDNLESSYSDSDEEETQDTRPSIDFCDLDDDLED
- the marchf7 gene encoding E3 ubiquitin-protein ligase MARCH7 isoform X5; its protein translation is MDSKPRRLPFTVSSSSSYLPSSSSSSSALRPSRDSYTHAKNLKLDADYKSSWLQLPSRDYTPSDVRPSWKTPSTARDAPWSQSSLSSRSKLTESERRLGTYSGLVGSADDGDTKRAKLSYMNRTSSYTRTPSSSLSSSSYSSTATLCLDSSWRTYRPLSHTSSSSSSEALRSWREREQRADRGLKETSYRSSSLGLGSSLYRPDRLSSSYAQGARPKEPLYSTSSSVREGSSLSRHLSSAYQPSPPARDPRPPARSLSSTSSSSSSSTLRPSLQQVKEEHPPTQAVSSSSSYWYSPASSPPPPASSPPAPRPAPEGGDSDGRRSTRRLLSRLFSRRSSQDPAPPPLPSSPPPAPPLLPSSPPPAHPSLPHSSSSTDTAQAFAFLRRSCQGISPAQEREPPRGGPSQPSQEAWRSGSEGPGAPSWLRSRCTPLFSRHRREGRDESALLASSSSEEGLRGSQYPTRRRNEPEPNPQEEDEDDGEGAAGVRAASAALQEELRVAGRSQRLARVMSSPLTLRGMMAIDMMGMARSQPEGQEKDKPAPSRDPEKLRKIQESLLLEDSDEEEGDLCRICQMREESPANPLMVPCRCTGSLQFVHQDCIKQWLRSKISSGSDLEAITTCELCKKKLQLNIENFDVNELYRTHGRSEYEFISCGLYLVVLLHLCEQRFSDVLGAANDAGFFNLARTLHEHMDNLESSYSDSDEEETQDTRPSIDFCDLDDDLED
- the marchf7 gene encoding E3 ubiquitin-protein ligase MARCH7 isoform X1, translating into MQNRGSKAVGSVMDSKPRRLPFTVSSSSSYLPSSSSSSSALRPSRDSYTHAKNLKLDADYKSSWLQLPSRDYTPSDVRPSWKTPSTARDAPWSQSSLSSRSKLTESERRLGTYSGLVGSADDGDTKRAKLSYMNRTSSYTRTPSSSLSSSSSLSSSSSLSSSSYSSTSPLTSTSDSSWRTYRPLSHTSSSSSSEALRSWREREQRADRGLKETSYRSSSLGLGSSLYRPDRLSSSYAQGARPKEPLYSTSSSVREGSSLSRHLSSAYQPSPPARDPRPPARSLSSTSSSSSSSTLRPSLQQVKEEHPPTQAVSSSSSYWYSPASSPPPPASSPPAPRPAPEGGDSDGRRSTRRLLSRLFSRRSSQDPAPPPLPSSPPPAPPLLPSSPPPAHPSLPHSSSSTDTAQAFAFLRRSCQGISPAQEREPPRGGPSQPSQEAWRSGSEGPGAPSWLRSRCTPLFSRHRREGRDESALLASSSSEEGLRGSQYPTRRRNEPEPNPQEEDEDDGEGAAGVRAASAALQEELRVAGRSQRLARVMSSPLTLRGMMAIDMMGMARSQPEGQEKDKPAPSRDPEKLRKIQESLLLEDSDEEEGDLCRICQMREESPANPLMVPCRCTGSLQFVHQDCIKQWLRSKISSGSDLEAITTCELCKKKLQLNIENFDVNELYRTHGRSEYEFISCGLYLVVLLHLCEQRFSDVLGAANDAGFFNLARTLHEHMDNLESSYSDSDEEETQDTRPSIDFCDLDDDLED
- the marchf7 gene encoding E3 ubiquitin-protein ligase MARCH7 isoform X7, yielding MDSKPRRLPFTVSSSSSYLPSSSSSSSALRPSRDSYTHAKNLKLDADYKSSWLQLPSRDYTPSDVRPSWKTPSTARDAPWSQSSLSSRSKLTESERRLGTYSGLVGSADDGDTKRAKLSYMNRTSSYTRTPSSSLSSSSSLSSSSSLSSSSYSSTSPLTSTSDSSWRTYRPLSHTSSSSSSEALRSWREREQRADRGLKETSYRSSSLGLGSSLYRPDRLSSSYAQGARPKEPLYSTSSSVREGSSLSRHLSSAYQPSPPARDPRPPARSLSSTSSSSSSSTLRPSLQQVKEEHPPTQAVSSSSSYWYSPASSPPPPASSPPAPRPAPEGGDSDGRRSTRRLLSRLFSRRSSQDPAPPPLPSSPPPAPPLLPSSPPPAHPSLPHSSSSTDTAQAFAFLRRSCQGISPAQEREPPRGGPSQPSQEAWRSGSEGPGAPSWLRSRCTPLFSRHRREGRDESALLASSSSEEGLRGSQYPTRRRNEPEPNPQEEDEDDGEGAAGVRAASAALQEELRVAGRSQRLARVMSSPLTLRGMMAIDMMGMARSQPEGQEKDKPAPSRDPEKLRKIQESLLLEDSDEEEGDLCRICQMREESPANPLMVPCRCTGSLQFVHQDCIKQWLRSKISSGSDLEAITTCELCKKKLQLNIENFDVNELYRTHGRSEYEFISCGLYLVVLLHLCEQRFSDVLGAANDAGVPIATQTRKKLRTPGPLSTSVTLTTTWRID
- the marchf7 gene encoding E3 ubiquitin-protein ligase MARCH7 isoform X3 — encoded protein: MDSKPRRLPFTVSSSSSYLPSSSSSSSALRPSRDSYTHAKNLKLDADYKSSWLQLPSRDYTPSDVRPSWKTPSTARDAPWSQSSLSSRSKLTESERRLGTYSGLVGSADDGDTKRAKLSYMNRTSSYTRTPSSSLSSSSYSSTSPLTSTSDSSWRTYRPLSHTSSSSSSEALRSWREREQRADRGLKETSYRSSSLGLGSSLYRPDRLSSSYAQGARPKEPLYSTSSSVREGSSLSRHLSSAYQPSPPARDPRPPARSLSSTSSSSSSSTLRPSLQQVKEEHPPTQAVSSSSSYWYSPASSPPPPASSPPAPRPAPEGGDSDGRRSTRRLLSRLFSRRSSQDPAPPPLPSSPPPAPPLLPSSPPPAHPSLPHSSSSTDTAQAFAFLRRSCQGISPAQEREPPRGGPSQPSQEAWRSGSEGPGAPSWLRSRCTPLFSRHRREGRDESALLASSSSEEGLRGSQYPTRRRNEPEPNPQEEDEDDGEGAAGVRAASAALQEELRVAGRSQRLARVMSSPLTLRGMMAIDMMGMARSQPEGQEKDKPAPSRDPEKLRKIQESLLLEDSDEEEGDLCRICQMREESPANPLMVPCRCTGSLQFVHQDCIKQWLRSKISSGSDLEAITTCELCKKKLQLNIENFDVNELYRTHGRSEYEFISCGLYLVVLLHLCEQRFSDVLGAANDAGFFNLARTLHEHMDNLESSYSDSDEEETQDTRPSIDFCDLDDDLED
- the marchf7 gene encoding E3 ubiquitin-protein ligase MARCH7 isoform X6, with the protein product MDSKPRRLPFTVSSSSSYLPSSSSSSSALRPSRDSYTHAKNLKLDADYKSSWLQLPSRDYTPSDVRPSWKTPSTARDAPWSQSSLSSRSKLTESERRLGTYSGLVGSADDGDTKRAKLSYMNRTSSYTRTPSSSLSSSSSLSSSSSLSSSSYSSTSPLTSTSDSSWRTYRPLSHTSSSSSSEALRSWREREQRADRGLKETSYRSSSLGLGSSLYRPDRLSSSYAQGARPKEPLYSTSSSVREGSSLSRHLSSAYQPSPPARDPRPPARSLSSTSSSSSSSTLRPSLQQVKEEHPPTQAVSSSSSYWYSPASSPPPPASSPPAPRPAPEGGDSDGRRSTRRLLSRLFSRRSSQDPAPPPLPSSPPPAPPLLPSSPPPAHPSLPHSSSSTDTAQAFAFLRRSCQGISPAQEREPPRGGPSQPSQEAWRSGSEGPGAPSWLRSRCTPLFSRHRREGRDESALLASSSSEEGLRGSQYPTRRRNEPEPNPQEEDEDDGEGAAGVRAASAALQEELRVAGRSQRLARVMSSPLTLRGMMAIDMMGMARSQPEGQEKDKPAPSRDPEKLRKIQESLLLEDSDEEEGDLCRICQMREESPANPLMVPCRCTGSLQFVHQDCIKQWLRSKISSGSDLEAITTCELCKKKLQLNIENFDVNELYRTHGRSEYEFISCGLYLVVLLHLCEQRFSDVLGAANDAGFFNLARTLHEHMDNLESSYSDSDEEETQDTRPSIDFCDLDDDLED